The stretch of DNA CAACGACCGAAAGGTGTTTGTGATCCAGGTGGAGCACAACATGGGGGCTGTGATTGGAATGTTTCTTCGCGGCACGCCGAAGGAGCGACCGCTGACGCACGATTTGATCTCCTCCCTGCTCCAAGGATTCACTATCACGGTGGAGCGCGTGGTCATCACGGAACTGAGGAACGCGACGTATTTTGCGCGGCTGATTTTGAAGCAAAAGAACGAGCTCGGGCAGAAGATCGTCGAGATTGACGCGCGGCCCAGTGATTGCCTCGCCTTGGCGAGCGCCCAGAAAAGTCGGATTTTCGTCGCGGCCACCTTGTTCGAGCAGGTGGAGGACATGACCGAGCTGCTGCATCGCATTCACGAAGCCGGGAGCGAGGGCGAAGGAACGGGCGAAAACGAGAATACCTGAGGACTCGATGCCGGCGGCGCTTTTTCCGTAGCTTGATCGGCTTGGCGCTCCGCACGATTCAACCGCCAACGGTCCATGGCCCCAGCTGCTTCCAAAGACCCTCCGATCCTGCTGGCGATTGGCGAAGACGATTTCAACAGCCACCGTCGATGCCGCGAGGCGATTTCCCGATGGAAGGAGTCCATGCCGGGCGCGGAAGAGGAAGTGGTGGATGGGGCTTGCGGGAACGGTGGGGAAGCCCTGAAGGCCATCGCACGGTTGCGCGAGGCCATGCAAACCCTTCCCTTTTTCGGGACGGGCAAAATCATCTGGCTGAAACGCTGCACTTTCCTGGCCGAGGATAAGACGTCCGAGAGCCAGGCGGTGACGGCCGAGCTCAAGGATCTGGCCCAGGAATTCAAGTCCTTCGATTGGAGCCAGGTCCGGCTCGCACTGGACGCTCCCAAGGTCGATCGGAGGAAATCGTTTTACAAGGCGGTGGAGGGCTTGGCTTCCGTGGAATCGTTCGCTTGCCTTTCGGTGGACGACAGGGATTGGATGGCCAAGGCGGAGATGCTTGCGGCCCGCCACCTCAAGTCCCTGGGACATCGCATCGATGAGGAAGCCTTGGGAGAGTTGGTCTCCCGCGTCGGCCCCGATACTCGTGTCCTGGCGAACGAGGTTGAGAAGCTCTCGTTGTATGCCCACGGAAGGGCCAAGTTGGAACTGGCGGACGTTCGCGCTGTGATCACCGTTCAGAAGCAAGCCAAAGCGTTCGCCTTGGGCGACGCCGTGGGTGATCGGGATCTGCCCCGGGTCTTGAAGGCCTTGGACGACGAATTATGGTCGATGGGCTCCGGCTCCCAGAAGTCCGCGATTGGACTGCTCTATGGTGTGATCAGCAAAGTGCGCGTCATGATCCTGGTCCAGGAATTGTTAAGGCTTGGGTATCTGCTTCCGAATTACGAATACGCCAGGATCAAGCCGGCGCTGGAACGGATTCCGCAGGGTGTTTTGCCAACGGATGCCAAGTACGACCCCCGTCAGATCAACCCGTACGTCCTTTTTCGGGCGTTGCC from Verrucomicrobiota bacterium encodes:
- a CDS encoding bifunctional nuclease family protein — encoded protein: MKKDVVPVEIRGIYPANSGCAIFVGNDRKVFVIQVEHNMGAVIGMFLRGTPKERPLTHDLISSLLQGFTITVERVVITELRNATYFARLILKQKNELGQKIVEIDARPSDCLALASAQKSRIFVAATLFEQVEDMTELLHRIHEAGSEGEGTGENENT
- the holA gene encoding DNA polymerase III subunit delta translates to MAPAASKDPPILLAIGEDDFNSHRRCREAISRWKESMPGAEEEVVDGACGNGGEALKAIARLREAMQTLPFFGTGKIIWLKRCTFLAEDKTSESQAVTAELKDLAQEFKSFDWSQVRLALDAPKVDRRKSFYKAVEGLASVESFACLSVDDRDWMAKAEMLAARHLKSLGHRIDEEALGELVSRVGPDTRVLANEVEKLSLYAHGRAKLELADVRAVITVQKQAKAFALGDAVGDRDLPRVLKALDDELWSMGSGSQKSAIGLLYGVISKVRVMILVQELLRLGYLLPNYEYARIKPALERIPQGVLPTDAKYDPRQINPYVLFRALPQARRYTSSELIEAMASLLECNRKLVGSGLDASLLLQQTLIGIVGRPPSKTGR